AATCCTCGGCGCTCCTCGGAGCGGCCGAAACGTATGAATTCGCTCACAAGTACAAAAGGGCGCTGCGCGGATATAGCAAAGTCGTAAAAAAATTTCCCTTAACTCCGGCGGCCTATGACGCGGGTTTAAGAGTGGACGCGATTCAGAACGGAAACGATTGCGGCGGTGAGGCGCTAAAACTATTCACACTGAACTATCGGTACTGGAGAGCAAAGAAGTTTAACGAATCCATCGCTGTCTGCCGTAAGATTGTTTCTGAATATCCCGATTCCTATCTTGCCGCTTCGGCGCAGTATTATAAGGGGTTCATGTTGCAGTTTGATTTGGAAGATTATGAAAATGCGATTATTGAATATCAGAAAGTGCTTAAAAACTATCCGGCAAGCGGGAGAGCTTCTTTTGCTTTATACAGGATAGGGGAGTGCTACAAGAATCAAGGAAAATTTATTATGACGAATGAGATCAACATGCGGGTTTTAAGGGAATACCCCGGCAGTCTGCCCACACGATGGATAAAATGACCGTATCGACCCGGCGGCAGATTGTCCGGCGAGCCTGGTGTTGTCCCGTTTATTCTCAATTTGATATATTACAGCGGCGCTCATTTTGGGTGCGGACAGATTTAAGGAGATGATTGTTTTATGAGTGAAGTTGAAGAATACGATTTCAAAAAAATAGAAAAAAAATGGACAGGCGTTTTTGCCTCGGGGCAGAGCCCGAACAAAGACAGGGGCGAAAAATTCTATCTTCTTGAGATGTTCCCCTATCCATCGGGCGCCCTGCACATGGGCCACATGAGGAATTATTCCATAGGCGATACATACAAAAGATTTCTTGAGATGAAGGGCTACGATGTCATATATCCGATGGGATATGATTCTTTCGGTCTGCCTGCCGAGAACGCTGCCATCAAAAGCGGCGTGCATCCCCGCAAATGGACTCTTGCCAATATAGACAGCATGATAGAACAGCAGAAGCGCATGGGGCTTTCTTACCAGTGGGAGCGTCTTGTCAAAACCTGTTCTGACGAATACATAAAATGGAACCAGTGGTTTTTTCTGAAGTTTTTGGAAAAGGGATTGGCTTACAGGAAAGAGTCCGCCATAAACTGGTGCCCCGACTGCGGCACGGTTTTGGCCAACGAGCAGGTGGTCTCCGGCAAATGTTGGAGATGCGCGAGCGTCGTGGAATCAAAAAAACTCAAACAGTGGTTCTTCAGGATAACGGATTACGCCGAGGAGTTGCTGGCGGATATAGACGGTCTGGAATGGCCGGAAAAGGTGAAGGCCCAGCAGAAGAACTGGCTCGGCAAAAGCCACGGCGTTGAAATAGATTTCCCCCTGGAAAACGGCGCTAAGCTGACGGTATTCACAACCCGGCCAGACACACTCTGGGGGGCGACCTTCATGGCGCTCTCGCCGGATCATCCTCTTATTGATGATATATCGCTCGGAGCAAAAGCGGGAATAGAAGCGCTGAGAAAACAAAGTGCGCTTCAGAGCGACGAGGAGAAAGAAAAATTCGGCGTTCTGCTCCCTGTGAAAGCCGTCAATCCCGTAACGGGAGAAAAGATACCGGTCTTTGCCGCCAATTTCGTTCTTACGGAATACGGCACCGGGGCCATTATGTGCGTTCCGGCTCATGACAAGAGGGATTTCGCTTTCGCGAAAAAATACGGCATTCCCGTGTGCGCGGTGATCTCTCCACCGGATACTGTTCTTGAAGGCGAGAGCATGAAAGAAGCCTTTACGGAAAGCGGAACGCTTCAGAATTCGGCAAGTTTCACGGGACTGGATTCGGAAACGGCGAAAGAAAAAATTTCCGTCTATCTTGAAGGTGAAGGCAAGGGGAAGCGTGTTGTTAAGTGGCATCTGAGAGACTGGCTGGTGTCAAGGCAGCGCTACTGGGGATGTCCGATCCCTGTTATATACTGCGAAAAATGCGGAGCTGTGCCGGTTCCCGAATCAGAGCTCCCTGTCCTTTTACCGGATGACGCGGAATTCACGGGCAAGGGCAATCCTCTCGAAAAATCCGCTTCTTTCGCGAAAGTGAAATGCCCGGCATGCGGCGCTGCCGCGCGCAGGGAAACCGACACGCTCGACACCTTTGTGGATTCCTCGTGGTATTTTCTCAGATATCTTGACAGCCAAAAC
The Candidatus Omnitrophota bacterium DNA segment above includes these coding regions:
- a CDS encoding tetratricopeptide repeat protein, coding for SSALLGAAETYEFAHKYKRALRGYSKVVKKFPLTPAAYDAGLRVDAIQNGNDCGGEALKLFTLNYRYWRAKKFNESIAVCRKIVSEYPDSYLAASAQYYKGFMLQFDLEDYENAIIEYQKVLKNYPASGRASFALYRIGECYKNQGKFIMTNEINMRVLREYPGSLPTRWIK
- a CDS encoding leucine--tRNA ligase — its product is MSEVEEYDFKKIEKKWTGVFASGQSPNKDRGEKFYLLEMFPYPSGALHMGHMRNYSIGDTYKRFLEMKGYDVIYPMGYDSFGLPAENAAIKSGVHPRKWTLANIDSMIEQQKRMGLSYQWERLVKTCSDEYIKWNQWFFLKFLEKGLAYRKESAINWCPDCGTVLANEQVVSGKCWRCASVVESKKLKQWFFRITDYAEELLADIDGLEWPEKVKAQQKNWLGKSHGVEIDFPLENGAKLTVFTTRPDTLWGATFMALSPDHPLIDDISLGAKAGIEALRKQSALQSDEEKEKFGVLLPVKAVNPVTGEKIPVFAANFVLTEYGTGAIMCVPAHDKRDFAFAKKYGIPVCAVISPPDTVLEGESMKEAFTESGTLQNSASFTGLDSETAKEKISVYLEGEGKGKRVVKWHLRDWLVSRQRYWGCPIPVIYCEKCGAVPVPESELPVLLPDDAEFTGKGNPLEKSASFAKVKCPACGAAARRETDTLDTFVDSSWYFLRYLDSQNSQKPFDGGIVSKYMPVDQYIGGIEHATMHLIYARFFTKALRDLGLFDFSEPFKRLLCQGMVLKDGSKMSKSKGNTVSVDAMLNEHGADAGRMFILFASPPERDLEWSDEGVRGCSRFLKKLWRLGMEAASCGGAGKSLPEKKELEFITAKTVAAVEKDFNRFQFNTAVSSIQELINFTQKLFAEHGNFEGFADTVKTAVKLVYPFAPFIAAELAEILKIKLDTFPTCSLKAMEGRDKEIIIQINGKLRAKLTFSAGALESEIVRAACENEKILKFTEGSEIKKHIYVEGKILNLVIGGGK